The following nucleotide sequence is from Granulicella aggregans.
GCTCCCTTGGTGGAGCGGAAGCGTCTTATATACTGAAGACCCGACGATGCCTGCAAACGAAAAGACGCACCGCAACTCCTATGTAATTTGGATCGTCGCAGCTGCCCTGCTCGTAGCGGCGATTCTCTTCATTCGCTGGAAGACGAAGGATCGCGTTGTCATCCGCGCGTCGACGGTGAGCCGCCAGAGCCTTGAGAGCTCGACCTCTACGAACGGCAAGGTGGAGCCGATCCACGAGTACCAGGCCCACGCCGCCTTTCCGGGAGTAGTGAAGCGGCTGTACGTGCAGGTTGGTGACAAAGTCCCAGCCGGCGCTCTCCTCGTGACGATGGATGACACCGATATCCGGTCACGTCTGGCCGGCGCGGCGGTATCGATCAGTACGGCGAAGATTGGGCTCGACGCAACGCAACATAATGGGACGCAGGAAGAACGTCTCGCCTTATCCGGCGACCTGGAGCGTGCAAGGTCTCAGAAGCAGCAGGCGGCTACTGAGCTTGCGGCGCTACAGCAGCTACAACAGAAGGGCGCAGCCTCTGCGGCGGAAGTAGCCGCCGCGCAACAGCGCCTGCAGGCGGCAACAAGCACTCTTGATGGCCTTCAGGCGCGCAGCGAACGCCGCTACAGCCCTTCAGAGCTCGAGCGAGCGCAGCAACAGCTTGTGAATGCTCAGGCGGACCAGGCTGCGGCGGAACGCAGCTACGCTCTGGCGAATATCCGCGCGCCTTTTGCGGGCACCGTCTACTCCGTGCCCGTGGCCGAGTACGACTATGTTCCCGCAGGTGAGGACCTCCTCGACATCGCCGACCTCAACCAGATCCAGGTTCGCGCCTACTTTGACGAGCCGGAGATCGGTAAGCTCGCCATCGGTCAGAAGGTAACGATTGTATGGCCCGCCAAGCCGCTGAAGACCTGGCATGGCCATATCGACCAGGTTCCTTCTACGGTCATCACCTACGGCACGCGTAACGTCGGCGAGTGCCTGATTACCGTCGACGATGCGCAGGGTGACCTACTGCCGAACACAAATGTCACCGTGACTGTGACGACTTCCCACAGCAGCGACGTGTTGAGCATCCCCCGTGAGGCTCTGCATACCGATGGGCCGCGAGACTATGTCTTTCGTGTCGTCAACAACAAACTGGTGCGCACAGCAGTCCAGATTGGAGTCGTCAACCTGACCCGGGTTGAGATCATCTCCGGTCTGAGCGATAAGGATGTCGTTGCTCTCAGTGCCACCAGCGACAGCGAACTCTCCAACGGCTTGCCCGTAAAAATCGTCGAATAACATGGCTTACCGGCTCCCCACGATTTCGCTGTTCGCGATGTTCTTTCTCCTCCGTCTCACCGCGGTAGCGGATGTCGTCCACGCGACGACAGCCTTGAATCAAGGCCGGGTCGACGAAGCGGCATTGGAACTCCGGAGTGATCTCAAGATGCATCCTCACGACGCCGTACTTCACCAGATGTTGTGCAGAGCGTTTTACTCGGAGGAGCTTGCCGACCGTGCTATCGGAGAGTGCGAGGCTGCTGTCGCCGACACGCGTTCTGACGACGCGTTATTAAGCGAGAACCTGATGTGGCTTGGGCGAGCCTACGGTCTCAAGGCTTCACGCGCGAATCCGATCTCCGCATTCCGTATCGCCAAGAAGGTAGTAGCATCGTTTGAGCGCTCAACCCAGGTTGACGCGAAGAATGTCTCCGCCCTCAGCGATCTTGGAGAGTATTACGTTGGCGCGCCATCGATCGTTGGCGGCGGACTCGACAAGGCTGACCGCCTCGTCCTACGAATGCAGCCCGTCTCCGCAACCAAGGCCCACAGGCTGCTGGCGATGATCGCCGAGAAGCGCGATGACTACGAAACGTCGGAGGCGGAGTTCAAGCGCGCCTTCGAAGCTCAGCGAACGCCTCAGACATTGATCGACGTTGCCGGCTTCTACCAGCGCCGCAAGCAGTGCGACGAGGCAGTATCGACGGTCAGGACGCTCGTGCGGATGGACCGGGCGAAAGACTCAGCCATCGTCGATGCGGCCAGCGTTCTCACCGCCTGTAATCGCGAGCCGCAACTGGCGCGGGAGTTACTTTCCAGCTACCTCACCTCACCGGCAAGATCCGACAACGCACCCGCAGCGCGGGTGCATGTGCAACTGGGCGATCTGATTGCCAAATCCGGTGATTCAGAAGGCGCGCGCCGCGAGTACGAGGCGGCACTTGCCCTTGCCTCCGAGTATGCTCCCGCTCGCAAAGCTCTGCAGGCACGCTAACTAATCGAGATACCATGAAATTCAGCCGCACACGCAGCATGACACAGAGAGGCCGGCGACGATCGATGCTCCGCTTCCCATCATTTCTACTGGCCACCGCGGCTCTCTTTGTGCCGTGTGTCGCCGCGCAGGCGCAGATCTCTTTCTCTTCGGCCATGGACCTTGCGCTTCGGAGCGATCCAAAGATCAAAGCCGCCGAAGCGACCGTGGAGAAGGCCCGTGCCCAACTGGCCACCACGCGTGACGCCTTCATCCCGGGCGTCAGCGTGAATGGAGGATATGGAACCTCCACCGGAGTTCCGCTGAGCGTTCCCGTCGTCTTCAGCCTGGCGAGTCAATCGCAGATCTTCAACTTCGCCCAGCGCGACAATTCACGCGCAGCGGCGGCGGGACTGCAGGCTGCCCTGCTGGCAGCTGAAGAGTCTCGCGACCAGGTGACCGAGGATGTCGCCGTAACTTACCTGAACCTGGACAACGCGCAGCGCCGCCGGGGCGCGATGTCCCAGGAGTACGAGTTCGCCTCCAACCTCACCAAAATCGTGCAGGAGAGGCTGGATGCCGGCCGCGATACGCGAATCGAACTCTTGAAGGCGAAGCGCACCGCAGCCCAGGTCCACCTTCAGCTGCTCCAGATCGACGACCAAATCGCCGGTCTCTCCGACCACCTGTCTCGTCTCATCGGGCTTCCCGGAAATCATCTCAGCTCGGTAACAGCGTCGATTCCGACGCTTCCCGCGATCTCGACACTGACCGGCGATGCGCCGGACAGCTACGGCATAAAGGCCGCCGAGGAGACCGCGCGCAGTAAGCAGTTTGTGGCCTTCGGCGAAGCGCGATACCGCTTCCGTCCGCAGCTGAGCTTCGGAGCGAACTACAGCCGCATCAGCACCAGTCAGACGAACTACGTCGATTACTATCCCGGATTCAAGCAAAAGAGCGAAAGCGCTGCGTCCATCGGCATCCAGATCACGATCCCGCTCTACGACCGTCTCCATGACGACCGTGCCCGCGAGTCCGCCGCCGAAGCAAAGCGGGCGCAGTTCGAGGCGGAGGGGCAACGCAGCCAGTTCCTTGAGGGCCGCGCACGTCTGCAGCACAGCGCCAGCGAGCTTGAAGCGCGTAGCGATCTGGCCGGCATCGACCGCGAACTTGCGCAGGAGCAGCTTGATATTGTGCTGGCGCAGCTTTCGGCGGAGCACGGGAGTGTTGGAGGGCCGCTAATGACTCCCAAGGATGAACAGAACGCCCGCCTGCAGGAACGCGCTCGGGCGATCGATCTGCTTGAAGCGGAGTTCCAGCTGAACCAGGCGCAGATCAACCTGATGCGCCAGACCGGACAGCTTGAAAGCTGGGTGAAGCACCTGGAGGCGAATTCGGTTGCGCCAGCTGCGTCTACGACGATCGTGCCTGGTTCAGGCTCGGTCACGCCCTAAGCGACTCAGCGGCGATACCCTTCCAACAACCAACGCTTCGCGGCTCCAAGGGCTAACGGAGTGGTAAACTATGAGGTAGCGATGAAGCCACTTAAGACACTCTTTCTGAACCCGCCTTCCTTTGAGAAATTTGATGGTGGAGCCAGCTCCCGCTGGCCCGCGACACGTGAGATCGAATCCTACTGGTACCCGGTATGGCTCACCTATCCCGCCGGCATGCTCGAAGGCTCTCGCCTCGTCGACGCTCCGCCGCACCACCTCAGCTGGCAGGATGTGGTCGAAATCCTTAAGGACTACGAGTTCCTCGTCCTCTTCACCAGCACGATGGGCTGGGAGGGCGACCAGAAGATGGCCGAGGTCATCAAGCAAACCTATCCGTCGATCAAGATTGCCTTCGTCGGACCTCCGGTGACCACCTCACCAGACAAGGCGCTGAATGAGTGCCCGGCAATCGACTTTATCTGCCGCCGCGAGTTCGACTTCTCCGTCGTGGAGTTCGCGAATCACAAGCCTCTTGCAGAGATCCTTGGCGTCAGCTACAAGGAAAACGGTGTCATCCAGCACAACGCAGATCGTCCGCAGGTCACTCCGGAAGAGCTGGACGAGATGCCCTGGGCGACCGAGATCTACCATCGCGATCTCGATGTCACCAAGTACTCGGTTCCCTTCCTGCTACACCCTTATGTGTCTCTCTACTCGACACGCGGCTGCCCGGCTCAGTGCACCTTCTGCCTGTGGCCGCAGACGCTCTCGGGCCACGCCTGGCGCAAGCGGTCTACAGATGATGTCGCTGCAGAGATGAAGCAGGCGAAGGAACTCTTCCCGCACGTAAAAGAGTTCTTCTTCGACGATGACACCTTCAATATCCAGCGCGCCCGCACGGTCGAGCTGTGCGAGAAGCTGAAGCCGCTTGGCTTGACGTGGTCCTGCACCTCGCGCGTCACCACGGACTACGAGACCCTGAAGGCAATGAAGGAAGCGGGCTGCCGCCTGCTGATCGTCGGCTACGAGTCCGGCGACGAGCAGATCCTGAAGAACATCAAGAAGGGTGCGACCGTTCAGCGCGCGCTCGACTTCACCCGTGACTGCCACAAACTCGGCCTGGTCATCCACGGCGACTTCATCCTCGGCCTGCCCGGAGAGACGAAGGAGTCGATCCGCAACACGATCGAGTTCGCGAAACAGCTCGATTGCGAGACGATCCAGGTCTCGATTGCGCACGCCTTCCCTGGTACGGAGTTCTTCGACTACGCGAAGGCCAACAACTTCATTACCAACGAAGCGATGAGCGACGATGGCGGCCACCAGATGGCGCACATCGAATACCCTGGCCTTCCCGTCGAGTACGTGATGGAGATGGTGCACAAGTTCTACGACGAGTACTACTTCCGCCCCAAGGCGGCCTTCCGCGTGGTGTGGCAGGCGATCGTCAACCGCGATGTGCCCCGCCTCTACACCGAGGCCGTTAGCTTCATGAAGCTCCGCTCGCAGCGCAACAAGGCTGCCCGCGCTGCGAAGGAAGCCAACGCAGTGAAGGCTCAGGAATCGGTCAGCATGAACGCGTAGCGTTCACGAACTCCAACGAAGAGGCGGTCAGCAAGTCTGCTGGCCGCCTTTCTGATTTTGCTCGAAGGAAAATGAAGCACACCCTCTCATTCCGGCGTTACCTGATCCTGCTCGCCGTGATGCTGACCGTATCGGTCGGCGACACGATGCTGTCGCATGGCATGGCGCAGGTTGGGCCCGTATCGGCGCATCATCTCGGACTGTTGCTCGTCGCAATGAAGAACCCCTGGATCATCGGTGGAATCCTTCTGCTCATCGGATACTTCGCAAGTTACCTTACCGCATTGAGCTGGGCCGACCTCACCTTCGTCCTCCCTTCCACCGCCTTCAGCTACGTAGTCATCGCGTTGCTGGCGAAGTTTTGGCAGCATGAGACGATCTCTCTTTATCGCTGGCTGGGAATCATGCTGATCGTCTGCGGTGTCGGGTTCGTCGCGAACGGGCCATCGCTCACCGAGCATCCGCCAAAGCCCTCAGAGAAAGAGATGGAGGAGGTATGACGACCGTCGGCGTGGCCGAGAAATGGGCTCTGATTGGCGTTGTCGCGGTCTCGGCGATTGCGGGAGATATCCTCACTGCGGGCGCGATGCGTCGCATTGGCGATCTCGACCTGATCCGGGCGAAATCGGGAATTTTGGGCGCGGTCAAGGCGGTCGTTACCAACCCAATGTTTCTGCTCGGTGTGTGTTCCATGGCTGTGAGTTTCTTCTCGCTGCTGTTCACCTTGAGTGTCGTCGATGTTTCGCTCGCGACCCCGGCAAGCGCGGCGATCACCTACATTGGCAACGCCTTCGCGGCGAAGTTCTTCCTGCACGAGAACGTCGACAAACGCCGCTGGATCTCCGCCGCGTTCGTCACCGCAGGCGTCGTTCTTCTAGCGAAGTAACGACTTAAGCCAGGGTGCCCCATCCATCGCGCCGTTGCTTCTCGCGATGGGTGGGACGTAGAACGCACGAGCTAACGAACCAGCAGCGGCATCAACCCCGTAGCCGGAAGCTCTGCAGAAAGATACCGAGCAGCATCCCCCACAATCGCTCCGGCCGCGAGCCTCCCACCCCGTATAGCCCCCTCCATCGTTGATGGCCACTCGGTCGCGGTCCAGTCTCCAGCAAGAAAGAGCCCTGGCCATTGCGTCTTCTGCGTGGGCCGGTAATGATCAAGCCCTGGCGTCACCGAAAACGTTGCGCGAGCCTCTTTCAACACGCTCGACTTCACCAGCCGTGCGGTCTTAATCGCCGGAAAGAACATTGCTAGCTCTTCAAGGGCGGATGCGAGTATCGCTTCCCTCCCCATCTTCAACTCCGGCCAAGACGCGCTGATCACCAGCTCAAGATAAGTCCCGCGCGAAGCCGGCCAGCGACGTATTCGTGACTTGGTGAAGATCCATTGAATACGCGTATCGAGCAGGACGGCATGGTCTACATCGATCACCTCACGGTCGTACCAGAGATGAATCGTAGTGATGGGCGCAGCGATAAAGTGGTCGAATCCAGAGGCGATGGGAGCGCCATCCGGCAGTCCGCGCAGGATGCCCTGCGTCTGCTTGAAGTCCACCGCCAGAATGACGTTACTCGTCTCGAAGTCTGCGCCATCGGTCGTGACGCGCCAGCGATCTCCGGCAATCTGTTCAAGCGCTGTCATGCCGGTCTTCAGGCGCACATCGACACCACGCGATTGCGCCAGATCCGTCAGTGGCGCGAGCCACTCGCTAAGCGGCAGCGCGGGAATCCCAAGGCGACCGGCCTGCGGCGACCGTAGAAACGATTCGTGGAAGACCTTGCCTGCATACTTCGTCGAGCAGTTGTCGAAGCCATCGTTCAGGGCTCCAACCACGACCGGCTCCCAGAAGTGGCGAATCCCCCGCTCAGTCTGATGCGTTCGTTTCAGCCACGCCGCAAAGCTCTCTGCATCCGAGGCCGGATAGCCACGCAAAAACTCCATCAGTCCACGTGCGATGCCTATCTTGTCACCAAGCCCAAGCATCGGGGCACGCAGAAAGCTCATCGTCTGATGCGACGGCGCGGGCAGCGATCCAGGTGCAAGCCGCGTCCTATTGCCATTGGGCTCGAGGAAGAAGAGTTCGTCGTACCAGCGGATCGTGTCTGCCGCACCAGCTTGTTCGAACAGATCAATCAAGTTTGTGCAACAGCCCAGGATGACGTGCTGCGAATCGATAACCTCTTCGAGCGCAGGATGCGGATAAGAGTAGGCACGTCCGCCCAGCGTCGGCCGCCGGTCGAGCACGGTGATGCTGTTGCCACTGGTGCCCGCTCCGCCTTGCGACAGGGCAAGCGCAGCGGCAGTTCCCGCAAGCCCACCACCGACAACGACTACGTCACGCTGAATCGCTCCGCTCATCCGAAGATTCGGTTCCTGAAGGACAGCAGAACTCCCTGCGCGAGAATCGTCAGCTTCTGCGCAGTCGGCACCGAGGCACGCTCGCTGAAGACATCATAGTCCGCGGCGATGATGCGCTCCAGCAGACGGCGGTAGATGGTCACCAGCACCCACAACGCCGCGCGGCTGTCGCGGTCGATCAGAGGCAGCAACTGCTGCGCCGAGCCGTAGTAGACCTCAGCTTTTTCGCCAAGAGCGCGCAGCATCTGGCGATCATTCTCAACCGGCAGTTCTCCCGAGGAGAGTACTTGCAACCGGTCGAAGGTGAGCCCATATCCCGCCATGAGGTCGAGCGGGAGATAGGAGCGCCCGCGTTCGGCGTCTTCCTTCACATCGCGAAGAATGTTCGTCAACTGGAAGGCTATGCCGGTCTCTTCGGCAAACTTCTCGGCGCGCGCGTCTGAGTAACCAAAGATCCGAATGCACACGAGGCCAACCACCGATGCGACGAGATAACAATAGCGATAGAGTGCGTCGAAGTCGGCATAGCCGCTTATTTGGCCGTCATCTGTCTCGTCCGGGTAGAGGTCCATCGTCGTGCCCTGCACAAGCTGCTCGAGCAGATCGTCCGAGATGCCGAAGCGGGCCTGTGTGTCACGCACCGCGACGAAGACCGGGTCTGTGTCTTCGAGCGTGGATCGCCTCCATGCAGCGATCCACTCGTCCATCATCACGCGACGAACTTCGATGGAGAAGGTCTCGTCGTCGGAGAGGTCATCGGCCCGGCGCATGAAGGCGTAGATCGCGCACATGGCGTCGCGCTTGGCTCGCGGCAAAACGCGGAAGGAGTAGTAGAAGTTCTTCGCCTCGCGCTTCGCGATAGCCTCGCAGACCGCGTAGGCCGCGGCGATCTCCAAAGTAGGCGGCTCCATGGAGACAGGTGCGTTCACGATCTCGCTCCAAGCAGCTTGCCCCAGACCGCCCCTGCGAGCAGTTGAAGCTTGCGTGATTTCGAGACCTCCGGGCGGCTCTTCAACGTGTTGAAGTCCTGCGCGGCGATCGCGTCCAGGATAGACTCGCCGCCTTTGCGGAAGAGATCCAGAGTGGTCGCAAGCTCGCGATCAACATGCTGGCTGATCGCGCTTCCCTCGAGCAGCATCTCTCGTGTGTACGTAACGAGATGCTGCATCAGCGCTCGAAAATGCGGCGTAAACCGGCGTGCAGCAATATCGTCGTCGGTTACGCCAAACTGCGTCATCAGATTGGCAGGCAGATAGCGACGGCCACGCTCCCAGTCCTCGACCACATCCTGCCAGAAGTTTGCGAGTTGCAGCGCGGTACAGATCTTATCGGAGAGCAGAGCGAGCGACTCTTCGCGGTGGCCGGAGATCAGCAGGACGAGTCTTCCCACGGGATTTGCCGAGTCATGCGAGTACGCATTCAGCTCGGCAAGCGACTCGTAGCGCGTCTTCGTCTGGTCGAGCCGAAAGGCGGCCAGCAGATCGTGAAAGAGATGACGCGGCAGGTTGTGTTCCACGATGGTCTCATGCAGCGCGACAAAGACTGGGTGCCGCGATTGTGCAGGCGCGTCGTAGCACTCGTCGAGCAGAGCTCCCCACTCATCGAGGAGGCGAAGTGCGGTCTGCGGATCGGCGACCTCATCACCAAGATCGTCTGATACGCGGCAGTACGCGTAAACACTCTCGAAGTGTGGACGCACTGCCTTGGGCAGGAACCACGTCGCAACGTGGAAGTTTTCGTAGTGCGTAGTAGCTAGATTGCGGCACCACAGCTTCGCCTCAGTCAGCGTAGGCCGCACAGCGGGCATGAGGTACTGCGGCGAAGCGCCTTCAAGATTGCCATGTACGGAAACGGCTAGCTCTGCCGGCGAGCTCATCGTGCGGCTCCCACCAGTACCGACTCAGCCCGTGCGGGGCTCTCTAATAGTTCGCTGCCAGGGAAGATCGCCGTCTTGATCTCCAGCCGTGACGCTCCGCGGGAGCGAGTCAGCATCTTGTGGAAGAGCTGCGGGACGTCAGCAAGCGACGCCCGGCCCGTAATATACTCCGACGCTTTGAAGCGACCGCTTGTGATGAGTTCGAACGCTGTCTGGCAGGCGGCTGGGGTGTGATGGAAGCTGGCCTTCAGCGTGATGTCGCCGTAGTGCAGGCGGTTCGTATCGAGCGTGACGCGCGTCCCTGAAGGTGGCCCGCCGAAGAAGTTCACGGTCCCGCCCTTGCGTACCATATCGACGGCCCATCCCCACGTCATGGGAGTGGCGACCGCTTCAATCACGGAGTCCCCGCCGCGCTGCTGCGGAGTCAACGCACGTGTGGCGGCAACCGTATCGATCCGATCGTGGATCTGCACCACCTGAGAGGCCCCAAAGAGCTTCGCCGATGCGATCTGGTCTTCTCGCTTGACCACGGCAATTACGTTGATGCCCGCCAGTTCTGCCGCGTGCATGAACATCAGCCCGATAGGCCCTGCACCTACGACCACCATCGTGTCACCGGGCCGCGCCATGGTCTCCTCCAGGCCGCGAACCACGCAGGCCAAAGGCTCGGTCAGAGCGGCGTGCTCAAAGGCAACTCCCTCGGGAATACGTAGTGTGTTCTTCTCGACGATCCTCGCAGGAACCCGGATGTACTCCGCGTAGGCACCGTTATTGAACAGCAGGTCCTCGCAGAGATTCTGCTGGTCGTGCTCGCAGAAGAAACACACGTCACAAGGCGCGGAGTTCAACGCGACGACACGGTCGCCTATAGAAAATCGTGTAACGCCCTCTCCAACGGCGGAGACCGTTCCGGCCAGCTCGTGACCGAAGGGAATGGGCGGCTGCAGCATCATCGCGTGGTAACCGCGACGATAGACCTTCAGGTCCGTACCGCAGGTCAGCGCCGCCCCGACACGGACTACGATCTCTCCCTCCTCCGGCAACGGAACGGGAACCCGTTCCAACCGGAGATCTTCCTTGCCATACAGCACCGCTGCGAGCATTTGATTCGACGTTCTCATTCTCTTGATTTTCTCACCGATGGGCCTGGAGATGTGCCATGCCGTGTGCCGAGCGATTTGATCAGAGAAAATCCGCTCCCCAGCTGAAGTCGCCCGAAAGGAAACTGCATCTGATACATTGAGCCAGACTATGCCTTTCGTTTCCCCAGACGTGTTTCTCAAACAACGTGTCGCAGCCGTGCAGGAGTATTCCCTGCTAACGGGACAGGCGGTCGCGAATATCTTTACCGGCCCGCACTACTGGGATGACGTCTTCACCCAGATGGATTCCATCGGCGTCGGGTCGATGCCGATCGTCATTCTGACCGGATTTTTCACCGGCTGCGTGCTCGCTCTCCAATCAGCAAGCTCGCTTGAGGCCTTCGGTGCGATCAGCATGACCGGTAGCCTGGTCGCGCTCTCGATGGTCAAGGAACTCGGGCCGGTGCTGACCGGACTGATGATCTCCGGCCGCAACGCGTCGGGAATGGCGTCGGAGCTGGGCTCCATGAAGGTCACCGAGCAGATCGACGCCATGCGCGCGCTGGGCACCGATCCAGTTCGAAAACTAGTCACCCCTCGACTGATGGCCACCGTCTTCATGCTTTTCTTCCTGACCATCGTCTCCGACGCAGTGGGAATCGCGGGCGGCGCCCTGGTCAGCGTGACCATGCTCGGTCTGAATTTTTCGTCCTACTTCCACACCTCCTATCGCTCGCTGACCTACGCGGGAGTGACGCAGGGGTTGGTCAAGCCGCTCTTCTCAGGCTTCATCATCGCGACCGTCGGCTGCTACTTCGGCATGACCACCAAGGGCGGAACTCAAGGCGTCGGTCGTTCGACGACGCAAGCTGTCGTCGTCTCCTCCGTCTTCATCATCATCGTGGACTTCCTGGTAAGCCGCGCGATGATCGGCATCTTTGGCAATCAATAGACCTTGGCAGTGTCAGACGGCGGACGATGGCGAATTCAGTGACTTTGGACAAGACGGAACCGGCTACCGCTGCAAGCAGCGCCGAGCCCGTGGTCGTCTTCGAAGACGTTTCCATCATCTTCGACATCAAGCCGGTACTCGAGAAGATCTCGTTCAGTGTGATGCCCGGTGAGACGCGGATCATCCTGGGTCCGGCAGGCTGCGGCAAGTCGGTTCTGATGAAGCTCGCTAACGGCCTGCTCAAGCCGGATACGGGTTCCATCAAGGTCTTCGGGCAGGATGTGACGAAGATGAGCGAGAACGACCTCTACAAGCTGCGGTCGCGGATCGGCATGGTTTTTCAGGAGTCAGCGCTCTTCGACTCACTCTCGGTGGAAGAAAACGTCGCCTATCGCCTGAACGAAGAGAAGGTTCCCGAAGAGCAAGCGCACAAGCGGGTGGTGGAATCCCTCCGCTTCGTCGAACTGGAAAAGGCGATCTCAAAGTTCCCTTCGGAGCTATCGGGCGGTATGCGCCGCCGCGTCTCCATCGCGCGTGCACTCATCACCAAGCCCGATTTGATCCTTTACGACTCACCCACCGGCGGTCTCGATCCCATCACCTCAACCACGATCGTCGAGTTAGTGGTGAAGCAGCGGGACGTCTCTCACACCACCTCGCTCTTGATCACGCACCGCCTCCAGGACGCTTTCACGCTCGCAACCTACCAGTTCAACACCGAGACCGGGCACATGGAGAAACTGCCCAATAACGGAATCGTACCCAGCACGCGATTCCTCGTTCTCAACGAGGGGCGCATCGTCTTCGACGGCTCCACGGAAGAGCTGGTCCACTCCGATGACCCCTGGCTGAAAGAATATCTCTCCTAGTCCCGTCGCATCTCTGGAGAGCTACTCCCGCCGCCCCTTCTGCCATTCGCTGTACGGAATACGGGGCATCGTAAAAAATGCGTCCTGTGTCTTAACGTAAGAGCCAAGGCCATTCATCCTGCCTATAGCGTGAAGCTCTTCGCCCAGAATGTACGGCCCAGCCGGATCGACGAACTTGTCCTCCACATACATCGCGACCACCTTGCCCAGGATGATCCGCGAATTCCCTATCTCCATCGAGGTGAACTCCTCGCACTCCAGCGCGGCATGGGCCTGCTTGATGCGAGGCACCTTCACTACTTTTGACGGCGCAGTCTCCAGACCGGCCATCTCCAGCTCATCCACCTCTTCGGGAAAGTCGGTCGCACAGATGTTCATCGGGTGCGCGATGTCTTCGGTCACCACGTTCACGACAAACTCGCGGGTTCGGCGGATATTTCTCGCGGTGTCCTTGGGAACGAACTTGCCGCCCGGGCGATTCATGACACCAAGCCCAACCACCGGCGGATCGGTGCAGAGATAGTTGTAGGCGCTGAACGGAGCGGCATTCACTCTGCCTTCTTCGTTCATGCTCGTCACCAGCGCGATGGGCCGCGGCGCCACCAGCCCGATCAGCAGGTTGTAGATCTGGTTTGGTGCCATCTCCGCTATGAAAAAGTGCATCTCTCGGTCCCCCTAAGTACGGCGCAATGAATCTCTTGCGCTGTTCCCATCTTACGGACTCAACCCTTCTGCGATTGATTCGAGACTCCACAGACTTCCATCAGACGGACACGAAGGGCTCCTTTGCGTCTTCTGCCCGGGTTTCCCCGTCTTCTAAGGGAGCCGTTCAGGTACAGTCAAAGAGTGATTTTTATCAATCCCCGCCGTATGTTCCTTGTCTCAGCGATCGCTATCGTGCTGGTATATCCGGTAGCGCCCTCTTGCCAGACTTCGCCTGCACAAACCGTTCTTGCCTCGGGATCGCTTCCAGAAGCGCCCGAACCACAGTTGGCAGCTCCTCTCATGGCGGACTCCTTGGTCGAAGAACCTCAGAGCTCCCAACCACCGGCTTCTTCCAGCGAACAGGTGCCAGCCCC
It contains:
- a CDS encoding TolC family protein is translated as MKFSRTRSMTQRGRRRSMLRFPSFLLATAALFVPCVAAQAQISFSSAMDLALRSDPKIKAAEATVEKARAQLATTRDAFIPGVSVNGGYGTSTGVPLSVPVVFSLASQSQIFNFAQRDNSRAAAAGLQAALLAAEESRDQVTEDVAVTYLNLDNAQRRRGAMSQEYEFASNLTKIVQERLDAGRDTRIELLKAKRTAAQVHLQLLQIDDQIAGLSDHLSRLIGLPGNHLSSVTASIPTLPAISTLTGDAPDSYGIKAAEETARSKQFVAFGEARYRFRPQLSFGANYSRISTSQTNYVDYYPGFKQKSESAASIGIQITIPLYDRLHDDRARESAAEAKRAQFEAEGQRSQFLEGRARLQHSASELEARSDLAGIDRELAQEQLDIVLAQLSAEHGSVGGPLMTPKDEQNARLQERARAIDLLEAEFQLNQAQINLMRQTGQLESWVKHLEANSVAPAASTTIVPGSGSVTP
- the hpnJ gene encoding hopanoid biosynthesis associated radical SAM protein HpnJ; translated protein: MKPLKTLFLNPPSFEKFDGGASSRWPATREIESYWYPVWLTYPAGMLEGSRLVDAPPHHLSWQDVVEILKDYEFLVLFTSTMGWEGDQKMAEVIKQTYPSIKIAFVGPPVTTSPDKALNECPAIDFICRREFDFSVVEFANHKPLAEILGVSYKENGVIQHNADRPQVTPEELDEMPWATEIYHRDLDVTKYSVPFLLHPYVSLYSTRGCPAQCTFCLWPQTLSGHAWRKRSTDDVAAEMKQAKELFPHVKEFFFDDDTFNIQRARTVELCEKLKPLGLTWSCTSRVTTDYETLKAMKEAGCRLLIVGYESGDEQILKNIKKGATVQRALDFTRDCHKLGLVIHGDFILGLPGETKESIRNTIEFAKQLDCETIQVSIAHAFPGTEFFDYAKANNFITNEAMSDDGGHQMAHIEYPGLPVEYVMEMVHKFYDEYYFRPKAAFRVVWQAIVNRDVPRLYTEAVSFMKLRSQRNKAARAAKEANAVKAQESVSMNA
- a CDS encoding EamA family transporter, encoding MTTVGVAEKWALIGVVAVSAIAGDILTAGAMRRIGDLDLIRAKSGILGAVKAVVTNPMFLLGVCSMAVSFFSLLFTLSVVDVSLATPASAAITYIGNAFAAKFFLHENVDKRRWISAAFVTAGVVLLAK
- a CDS encoding efflux RND transporter periplasmic adaptor subunit; its protein translation is MPANEKTHRNSYVIWIVAAALLVAAILFIRWKTKDRVVIRASTVSRQSLESSTSTNGKVEPIHEYQAHAAFPGVVKRLYVQVGDKVPAGALLVTMDDTDIRSRLAGAAVSISTAKIGLDATQHNGTQEERLALSGDLERARSQKQQAATELAALQQLQQKGAASAAEVAAAQQRLQAATSTLDGLQARSERRYSPSELERAQQQLVNAQADQAAAERSYALANIRAPFAGTVYSVPVAEYDYVPAGEDLLDIADLNQIQVRAYFDEPEIGKLAIGQKVTIVWPAKPLKTWHGHIDQVPSTVITYGTRNVGECLITVDDAQGDLLPNTNVTVTVTTSHSSDVLSIPREALHTDGPRDYVFRVVNNKLVRTAVQIGVVNLTRVEIISGLSDKDVVALSATSDSELSNGLPVKIVE
- a CDS encoding DMT family transporter; translation: MKHTLSFRRYLILLAVMLTVSVGDTMLSHGMAQVGPVSAHHLGLLLVAMKNPWIIGGILLLIGYFASYLTALSWADLTFVLPSTAFSYVVIALLAKFWQHETISLYRWLGIMLIVCGVGFVANGPSLTEHPPKPSEKEMEEV
- a CDS encoding tetratricopeptide repeat protein, producing the protein MAYRLPTISLFAMFFLLRLTAVADVVHATTALNQGRVDEAALELRSDLKMHPHDAVLHQMLCRAFYSEELADRAIGECEAAVADTRSDDALLSENLMWLGRAYGLKASRANPISAFRIAKKVVASFERSTQVDAKNVSALSDLGEYYVGAPSIVGGGLDKADRLVLRMQPVSATKAHRLLAMIAEKRDDYETSEAEFKRAFEAQRTPQTLIDVAGFYQRRKQCDEAVSTVRTLVRMDRAKDSAIVDAASVLTACNREPQLARELLSSYLTSPARSDNAPAARVHVQLGDLIAKSGDSEGARREYEAALALASEYAPARKALQAR